The following are encoded in a window of Rosa chinensis cultivar Old Blush chromosome 4, RchiOBHm-V2, whole genome shotgun sequence genomic DNA:
- the LOC112197194 gene encoding uncharacterized protein LOC112197194 isoform X3 produces MMRREQHQDQQSRVFYELSALVLSLLRSPPTPIQFSDQSPAIPPPTNSSSSSSVSSSSSRRPAAAPQISPAGFASLMLGISMALMLCGSVTFFIGFLLMPWVLGLVMVFYVAGVVSTLSVLGKSILCYASPPPTSQRKEIPAWKLL; encoded by the exons ATGATGAGAAGGGAGCAGCATCAGGACCAGCAATCCAGGGTTTTCTACGAGCTTTCCGCTCTAGTTCTCAGCCTTCTGCGGTCGCCGCCCACGCCGATTCAATTTTCCGATCAGTCTCCGGCCATTCCGCCGCCGacgaattcttcttcttcttcttctgtttctagCTCTTCATCCAGGCGGCCGGCGGCGGCGCCGCAGATCTCGCCGGCGGGGTTCGCGTCGCTGATGCTGGGGATTTCGATGGCGCTGATGCTGTGTGGATCGGTGACGTTCTTCATCGGGTTCTTGTTGATGCCTTGGGTGCTCGGGTTGGTTATGGTGTTTTATGTGGCTGGAGTCGTCTCCACTCTCTCTGTTTTGGGGAAGTCGATTCTTTGTTACGCCTCGCCGCCGCCGACGTCACAGCGGAAGGAGATTCCGG CATGGAAGTTATTGTGA
- the LOC112197194 gene encoding uncharacterized protein LOC112197194 isoform X2, producing MMRREQHQDQQSRVFYELSALVLSLLRSPPTPIQFSDQSPAIPPPTNSSSSSSVSSSSSRRPAAAPQISPAGFASLMLGISMALMLCGSVTFFIGFLLMPWVLGLVMVFYVAGVVSTLSVLGKSILCYASPPPTSQRKEIPAATIMPNFQPSSTK from the exons ATGATGAGAAGGGAGCAGCATCAGGACCAGCAATCCAGGGTTTTCTACGAGCTTTCCGCTCTAGTTCTCAGCCTTCTGCGGTCGCCGCCCACGCCGATTCAATTTTCCGATCAGTCTCCGGCCATTCCGCCGCCGacgaattcttcttcttcttcttctgtttctagCTCTTCATCCAGGCGGCCGGCGGCGGCGCCGCAGATCTCGCCGGCGGGGTTCGCGTCGCTGATGCTGGGGATTTCGATGGCGCTGATGCTGTGTGGATCGGTGACGTTCTTCATCGGGTTCTTGTTGATGCCTTGGGTGCTCGGGTTGGTTATGGTGTTTTATGTGGCTGGAGTCGTCTCCACTCTCTCTGTTTTGGGGAAGTCGATTCTTTGTTACGCCTCGCCGCCGCCGACGTCACAGCGGAAGGAGATTCCGG CTGCTACTATTATGCCAAACTTCCAACCTTCATCCACCAAATAA
- the LOC112197194 gene encoding uncharacterized protein LOC112197194 isoform X1: MMRREQHQDQQSRVFYELSALVLSLLRSPPTPIQFSDQSPAIPPPTNSSSSSSVSSSSSRRPAAAPQISPAGFASLMLGISMALMLCGSVTFFIGFLLMPWVLGLVMVFYVAGVVSTLSVLGKSILCYASPPPTSQRKEIPDKFTFFDSCYYYAKLPTFIHQIICLFHAKSD, from the exons ATGATGAGAAGGGAGCAGCATCAGGACCAGCAATCCAGGGTTTTCTACGAGCTTTCCGCTCTAGTTCTCAGCCTTCTGCGGTCGCCGCCCACGCCGATTCAATTTTCCGATCAGTCTCCGGCCATTCCGCCGCCGacgaattcttcttcttcttcttctgtttctagCTCTTCATCCAGGCGGCCGGCGGCGGCGCCGCAGATCTCGCCGGCGGGGTTCGCGTCGCTGATGCTGGGGATTTCGATGGCGCTGATGCTGTGTGGATCGGTGACGTTCTTCATCGGGTTCTTGTTGATGCCTTGGGTGCTCGGGTTGGTTATGGTGTTTTATGTGGCTGGAGTCGTCTCCACTCTCTCTGTTTTGGGGAAGTCGATTCTTTGTTACGCCTCGCCGCCGCCGACGTCACAGCGGAAGGAGATTCCGG ATAAATTCACATTCTTCGACAGCTGCTACTATTATGCCAAACTTCCAACCTTCATCCACCAAATAATATGTCTCTTCCATGCAAAATCTGATTGA
- the LOC112197195 gene encoding uncharacterized protein LOC112197195 has translation MADWGPVVIAVVLFVLLSPGLLFQLPGKSRVVEFGNMQTSGLSILVHTIIFFGLITIFLIAIGVHIYTG, from the coding sequence ATGGCAGATTGGGGACCAGTGGTGATAGCGGTGGTGTTGTTTGTGCTGTTAAGTCCGGGGCTACTGTTTCAGCTGCCGGGGAAGAGCAGAGTGGTGGAGTTTGGCAACATGCAAACCAGTGGACTATCCATCCTCGTCCACACCATCATCTTCTTTGGCCTCATCACCATCTTCCTCATCGCCATTGGCGTTCACATCTACACTGGATGA
- the LOC112197196 gene encoding uncharacterized protein LOC112197196 yields MSDWGPVFIAVVLFVLLSPGLLFQVPGRHGCVEFGSFHTSGAAIMVHSLLYFALICVFLLAIKVHFYLG; encoded by the coding sequence ATGTCTGACTGGGGACCGGTGTTTATTGCGGTGGTGCTGTTCGTGCTGTTGTCGCCAGGTCTGCTGTTCCAGGTGCCGGGGCGGCACGGGTGCGTGGAGTTTGGAAGCTTTCACACGAGCGGCGCAGCCATAATGGTTCACTCCCTCCTCTACTTTGCTCTCATTTGCGTCTTCTTGTTGGCCATTAAGGTCCACTTTTACCTTGGTTAA
- the LOC112198123 gene encoding calmodulin-binding transcription activator 4, whose protein sequence is MQSGSGYNINDLFQEAQSRWLKPAEVLFILQNHEKYKVTPEPPQQPVSGSLFLFNKRILRFFRRDGHRWRKKKDGRTVGEAHERLKVGNVETLNCYYAHGEDNPNFQRRSYWMLDPAYEHIVLVHYREISEVKPGTGSNIQSPVSSSTHSQSPISNTTQHPGSVSMISELYEPYMSPGSVEVSSDLVIKKNGRESAENLYRTGESDSSSKADVSQALRRLEEQLSLNDDSFNEFVDDNPDGSDIPEYPSDQFTAFHGQEHIVHDQFYSGHSLMQGNADNSSDILDYHNDIVNQDQFTPFHGPEHIVNDQFYSGRAQMQSNVDLSGKHHQLIGHEFADGNKESASWKEVLNSSKTSSVVEPQETGLYTLDRSEKLSSSLTGPNGVFEYPSLSRPQEVDIFKLTFSSAIETHSDYFTSFFEQGQMGNLESDISLTVAQTQKFTIREISPEWGDANEPTKVIVIGSFLCDPSESAWTCMFGNVEVPAQIIQEGVIRCEAPPHLPGKVTLCITSGNRESCSEVREFEYRVKSSRSTPNNSPPKESSRSAEELLLLVRFAQILLSDSSVQKSDTVESEFVRKSKADDDTWGSIIEALLVGSGSSSSTIYWLLEEFLKDKLEQWLSSRSQGLDQTDCSLSRKEQGMIHMVAGLGFEWAINPILNLGVNINFRDINGWTALHWAARFGREKMVAVLVASGASAGAVTDPSSQDPIGKTPASIAAIHGHKGLAGYLSEVALTSHLSSLTLEESEISRSCAEIEAEITVNSISKSSLETYEDQGPLKNTLAAVRNAAQAAARIQSAFRAHSFRRRQQKEAGVTIDDYGISSDDILGLSAMSRLNFRNPRDYNSAALSIQKKYRGWKGRKDFLALRKKVVKIQAHVRGYQVRKHYRVICWAVGILDKVVLRWRRKGVGLRGFRNEAESTESSEDEDILKVFRKQKVDGAIDEAVSRVLSMVESPEAREQYQRMLERYHQAKAELGSTSGEAGAPISLEDFVKMEDIDMYQFQ, encoded by the exons ATGCAATCAG GCTCAGGATATAATATTAATGACCTCTTTCAAGAGGCTCAAAGCCGGTGGCTGAAGCCGGCCGAAGTGCTATTCATATTGCAGAATCATGAGAAGTATAAGGTCACCCCAGAGCCTCCTCAACAACCTGTTA GTGggtctttgtttctttttaacAAAAGGATCCTTCGGTTTTTCCGTAGAGACGGGCACCGTTGGCGTAAAAAGAAGGATGGGAGAACTGTTGGTGAAGCACATGAACGGCTTAAG GTTGGAAACGTTGAGACgttgaattgttattatgcGCATGGGGAGGACAATCCGAATTTTCAGAGGCGCAGCTATTGGATGTTGGATCC GGCATATGAGCACATTGTTCTTGTTCATTATAGGGAAATTAGTGAG GTGAAGCCCGGTACAGGATCAAACATACAATCACCAGTTTCCTCTTCTACCCACAGCCAGAGTCCAATCTCGAATACTACACAACATCCAGGATCTGTCTCCATGATTAGTGAGTTGTATGAACCTTATATGAGTCCAGGTTCTGTAGAAGTTAGTTCAGATCTAGTCATCaagaaaaatggaagagagagcgCAGAGAACTTATATAGAACAGGGGAGTCAGATAGTTCATCTAAGGCTGATGTTAGTCAAGCTTTGCGGCGACTAGAGGAGCAGTTAAGTTTAAATGATGATAGCTTCAATGAATTTGTGGATGATAATCCAGATGGTTCAGATATCCCAGAATACCCTAGTGATCAGTTTACTGCCTTCCATGGACAAGAACATATTGTTCACGATCAGTTCTATAGTGGGCATTCTCTGATGCAAGGGAATGCAGACAATAGTTCAGATATCTTGGATTACCATAATGATATCGTCAATCAGGATCAGTTTACTCCCTTCCATGGACCAGAACACATTGTAAATGATCAGTTTTACAGTGGACGTGCTCAGATGCAAAGTAATGTAGACCTTAGTGGTAAACATCATCAATTAATTGGTCATGAATTTGCAGATGGAAACAAAGAATCAGCATCTTGGAAGGAGGTTCTGAATTCATCTAAGACTTCATCAGTTGTGGAGCCCCAGGAGACAGGCTTGTATACATTGGACAGAAGT GAAAAACTATCTTCATCATTGACTGGTCCAAATGGGGTGTTTGAATATC CTTCTTTGTCGCGTCCTCAAGAAGTTGACATTTTCAAGTTGACATTTTCATCTGCAATAGAAACACATTCGGACTACTTTACATCATTTTTTGAGCAAGGACAAATGGGAAATCTTGAATCAGATATCAGTTTGACTGTTGCACAGACGCAAAAATTTACAATTCGGGAAATTTCTCCAGAATGGGGTGATGCCAACGAACCCACAAAG GTCATTGTTATTGGATCTTTTCTGTGCGATCCATCAGAATCCGCATGGACTTGTATGTTTGGCAACGTTGAAGTTCCTGCTCAGATCATTCAGGAAGGCGTAATCCGTTGTGAAGCTCCCCCTCACCTTCCCGGGAAGGTGACACTCTGCATTACTTCAGGCAATCGGGAGTCCTGCAGTGAAGTTAGGGAATTTGAGTATCGCGTTAAGAGCAGTAGATCTACTCCAAATAATTCACCTCCAAAAGAATCTAGTAGGAGTGCAGAAGAACTTTTATTACTTGTCAGATTCGCTCAAATTCTTTTGTCTGATTCATCGGTGCAGAAAAGCGACACTGTTGAGTCTGAGTTTGTGAGAAAATCGAAAGCTGACGATGATACTTGGGGTAGTATTATTGAGGCTCTCTTAGTAGGCAGTGGAAGTTCATCTAGTACCATATATTGGCTTCTGGAAGAGTTTCTAAAAGACAAGTTGGAGCAATGGCTTTCTTCCAGATCCCAGGGACTTGACCAGACAGATTGTTCCTTATCCAGGAAAGAGCAAGGCATGATACACATGGTTGCTGGGTTGGGCTTTGAGTGGGCAATTAACCCAATACTCAATCTTGGAGTCAATATAAATTTCCGGGATATAAACGGGTGGACTGCTCTACATTGGGCTGCGCGTTTTGGAAG GGAAAAGATGGTTGCTGTACTGGTTGCTTCTGGTGCATCAGCTGGAGCAGTGACAGACCCCAGTTCCCAAGATCCCATAGGCAAAACTCCGGCATCTATTGCAGCCATTCATGGGCATAAGGGACTTGCAGGTTATCTTTCAGAGGTGGCACTCACTAGCCATCTGTCATCCCTTACACTGGAAGAAAGTGAGATTTCCAGAAGCTGCGCTGAGATCGAAGCAGAAATAACAGTAAATAGCATCTCAAAGAGTAGCCTGGAGACTTATGAAGATCAAGGCCCCCTTAAGAACACCTTAGCTGCAGTCCGAAATGCAGCACAGGCTGCTGCACGCATACAATCTGCTTTTCGGGCGCATTCTTTCAGAAGACGACAACAGAAAGAAGCTGGTGTTACTATAGATGATTATGGTATCAGTTCAGATGACATACTAGGCCTTTCAGCTATGTCAAGGCTAAACTTTCGTAATCCACGTGATTACAATTCAGCTGCATTATCTATCCAGAAGAAATACCGAGGCTGGAAAGGCCGCAAGGATTTCCTGGCGCTCCGCAAGAAAGTTGTCAAGATACAG GCACATGTGAGAGGTTATCAAGTTAGGAAGCACTACAGGGTAATCTGTTGGGCCGTTGGGATTCTGGACAAAGTTGTACTAAGGTGGCGGAGAAAAGGAGTTGGTCTGCGTGGTTTTCGGAATGAGGCAGAATCCACAGAATCAAGTGAAGACGAAGATATCCTCAAGGTTTTCCGCAAACAGAAAGTCGATGGAGCCATTGACGAGGCTGTCTCGCGGGTTTTGTCCATGGTCGAGTCCCCAGAGGCCCGTGAGCAATATCAGCGCATGCTGGAGAGGTACCATCAAGCTAAG GCTGAATTGGGTAGCACTAGTGGTGAAGCAGGAGCACCAATTTCCCTCGAGGATTTCGTTAAGATGGAAGACATTGATATGTATCAGTTTCAATGA
- the LOC112198124 gene encoding uncharacterized protein LOC112198124 yields the protein MKSFWNCKVARGSEFDFLLQISLIVSEISEPPNPISMESKHQNVELIDEAIKRLLEERRNNRGASGEDKDDHLLLSQLLSQLESAKGNSEEIQKAEASNEPGEVTATPEGGELEAKDKKGGGGEEFDKEEIVKELKNLKRQNTITHLLLSVMVVLTIAWQASEVTLLLKMKHGLSHPFSCIRGLFSGGSDQNGQDQKRKSDALPSLKMPDLPSVELPDIGLNGEKH from the exons ATGAAAagcttctggaattgcaaagtTGCAAGAGGCTCTGAATTTGACTTCCTTCTTCAAATCTCTCTCATTGTCTCTGAGATATCGGAACCTCCGAATCCCATATCCATGGAATCCAAACATCAGAATGTGGAGCTGATTGACGAGGCGATCAAGAGGCTGTTGGAGGAGAGGAGAAACAACAGAGGAGCCTCCGGAGAAGATAAAGACGACCACCTCCTCCTCTCCCAATTGCTCTCTCAG TTGGAATCAGCGAAAGGCAATTCCGAGGAGATTCAGAAAGCCGAAGCTTCAAACGAACCGGGAGAGGTAACAGCAACCCCTGAAGGTGGTGAATTGGAGGCGAAAGATAAGAAGGGTGGCGGTGGTGAAGAATTTGACAAAGAAGAGATAGTGAAAGAATTGAAAAATTTGAAGAGACAGAACACCATCACTCACTTGCTTCTTTCTGTGATGGTAGTGCTGACTATAGCTTGGCAAGCCTCAGAGGTGACCCTGCTCTTGAAAATGAAACATGGACTGAGCCACCCATTTAGCTGCATTAGGGGATTGTTTTCGGGGGGTTCGGATCAAAATGGACAGGATCAGAAGCGAAAAAGCGATGCACTACCTTCTCTCAAAATGCCTGATCTTCCCTCTGTGGAATTACCAGATATCGGCTTAAACGGCGAAAAACATTGA
- the LOC112198125 gene encoding nuclear transport factor 2B, which produces MDPDAVAKAFVEHYYSLFDSNRAALANLYQEGSMLTFEGQKIQGSQNIVAKLTSLPFQQCQHSITTVDCQPSGPAGGMLVFVSGNLQLAGEQHALKFSQMFHLMPTPQGSFYVFNDIFRLNYA; this is translated from the exons ATGGATCCAGACGCGGTGGCCAAGGCATTCGTGGAGCACTACTACTCGCTCTTCGATTCCAACCGCGCTGCCTTAGCCAATCTCTACCAGGAGGGCTCCATGTTGACCTtcgagggccagaagatccaAGGCTCACAGAACATCGTTGCCAAGCTCACCAGCCTCCCTTTCCAGCAGTGCCAGCACAGCATCACCACCGTCGATTGCCAGCCCTCTGGCCCCGCCGGCGGCATGCTCGTCTTCGTCAGCGGCAATCTCCAACTCGCCGGTGAACAGCACGCCCTCAAGTTCAGCCAG aTGTTCCATCTGATGCCTACTCCACAAGGAAGCTTTTACGTTTTCAATGACATTTTCCGATTAAACTACGCATGA
- the LOC112195797 gene encoding histidine kinase 3, with translation MSLLHVFGFGLKVGHLLWMLCCWIVSVISMNWYLNGGIMDTKSGSLLGDGANMCLKLWEKIPLNITKIRHHYYQYIGSKRVQKTWWKRLLVSWVVGWTIACFWIFWYMSSVAAEKRKETLTSMCDERARMLQDQFNVSMNHIQAMSILISTFHHAKYPSAIDQRTFARYTERTAFERPLTSGVAYAVRVLHSEKEQFEKQQGWTIKRMDTLEHNQVHKNDYTPELLEPPPIQEEYAPVIFAQDTVAHVISFDMLSGKEDRDNVLRARESGKGVLTAPFRLLKTNRLGVILTFAVYKRDLPSNATPNERIQATDGYLGGIFHIESLVEKLLQQLASKQTILVNVYDTTNHSEPISMYGSNVSDDGLRHISTLNFGDPLRKHEMHCRFKHKPPWPWLAITTSIGILVIVLLVGHIFHATVNRIAKVEDDFHKMSDLKKQAEAADVAKSQFLATVSHEIRTPMNGVLGMLHMLMDTDLDVTQQDYVRTAQGSGKALVSLINEVLDQAKIESGKLELEAVRFDLRAILDDVLSLFSGKSQEKGVELGVYISDQVPEMLIGDPGRFRQIITNLMGNSIKFTEKGHIFVTVHLVEELIDSIDVETESSSKNTLSGFPVADKRCSWEGFRGFSEEGSASSFSSSSDVINLIVSVEDTGVGIPLEAQSRVFTPFMQVGPSISRTHGGTGIGLSISKCLVGLMRGEIGFVSIPKVGSTFTFTAVFAKARCDSNEFKIQQINSQANAASSDFHGMTALVVDHRPVRAKMSRYHIQRLGIRVEVASELHQALSCISSGNTTINMVLVEQEVWDNDSCSSALFIDNLKKLKCPVPPKLFLLANSISSCRTSFVNSGVCTPSIIMKPLRASMLAASLQRAMGIGNKGNTRNGELPSLSLRNLLLGRKILIVDDNKVNLIVAAGALKKYGATVKSADSGKEAISLLTPPHSFDACFMDIQMPEMDGFEATRRIRDIERNVSNSIQHGEVSAEDYDNILSWHVPILAMTADVIQATHEECTRCGMDGYVSKPFEAEQLYREVSRFLQSPAKGTS, from the exons ATGAGTTTGCTTCATGTCTTCGGGTTCGGTTTAAAAGTGGGGCATCTACTTTGGATGCTATGTTGCTGGATTGTTTCTGTGATTTCCATGAATTGGTACCTTAATGGTGGAATTATGGACACCAAGAGTGGTAGTTTGCTTGGTGATGGCGCCAATATGTGCCTCAAATTGTGGGAGAAGATCCCATTGAACATTACTAAGATCCGCCATCATTACTACCAGTATATTGGGTCCAAGAGAGTTCAGAAGACTTGGTGGAAGAGGCTCTTGGTTTCCTGGGTGGTTGGTTGGACTATTGCTTGCTTTTGGATCTTCTGGTACATGAGCTCAGTGGCTGCTGAGAAGAGGAAAGAGACTCTTACGAGTATGTGTGATGAGAGAGCCAGGATGCTGCAGGATCAGTTTAATGTGAGCATGAACCATATTCAGGCCATGTCGATTCTCATCTCGACATTCCACCACGCCAAGTATCCATCTGCAATTGACCAG AGAACTTTTGCGAGGTACACTGAAAGAACTGCTTTTGAGAGACCTCTTACAAGTGGTGTGGCATATGCTGTAAGGGTGCTCCACTCGGAGAAAGAACAATTTGAGAAGCAGCAAGGCTGGACTATCAAGAGAATGGATACCCTCGAACACAACCAAGTCCATAAGAATGACTATACCCCAGAATTGCTGGAGCCACCCCCAATTCAGGAAGAATATGCTCCTGTCATATTTGCTCAGGATACCGTTGCACATGTCATTTCTTTCGATATGCTGTCTGGGAAG GAAGATCGAGATAATGTGTTGCGCGCAAGAGAATCAGGAAAGGGGGTCTTGACTGCTCCATTTCGGCTGCTTAAAACTAATAGGCTTGGAGTAATACTGACCTTTGCTGTCTACAAGAGAGATCTACCTTCAAATGCAACtccaaatgaaagaattcaagcAACCGATGG GTATCTAGGCGGAATCTTTCATATTGAGTCACTTGTGGAGAAGTTACTTCAACAACTTGCAAGCAAGCAAACTATCCTTGTCAATGTGTATGATACTACCAATCATTCGGAGCCAATCAGCATGTATGGTTCAAATGTTTCAGATGATGGATTGCGGCATATTAGTACCTTAAATTTCGGAGATCCCTTAAGGAAGCATGAGATGCACTGCAG ATTCAAACATAAGCCACCGTGGCCGTGGTTAGCCATCACAACTTCAATTGGGATCCTTGTGATTGTGTTGCTTGTTGGGCATATTTTTCATGCAACTGTAAATAGGATTGCCAAAGTGGAAGATGATTTCCATAAAATGAGCGATCTCAAGAAACAGGCCGAAGCTGCTGATGTTGCCAAATCTCAG TTCCTTGCAACTGTATCCCATGAGATTAGAACCCCAATGAACGGTGTCCTAG GTATGTTGCACATGCTTATGGATACAGATCTAGATGTAACTCAACAAGATTATGTCAGAACTGCCCAGGGTAGTGGAAAAGCCCTAGTCTCACTTATAAATGAGGTCTTGGACCAGGCAAAAATTGAATCTGGTAAGCTGGAGCTCGAGGCAGTGCGTTTTGATCTGCGAGCAATTTTGGATGATGTTTTGTCACTGTTTTCTGGGAAGTCTCAAGAAAAAGGAGTGGAG CTGGGAGTATACATCTCAGATCAGGTTCCTGAAATGCTTATTGGTGATCCTGGAAGGTTTCGGCAAATTATTACCAATCTCATGGGGAATTCGATCAAA TTCACAGAGAAAGGACACATCTTTGTCACTGTCCATTTGGTTGAGGAGCTGATTGACTCGATAGACGTTGAGACTGAATCATCATCGAAAAACACTTTGAGTGGGTTCCCTGTTGCGGATAAACGCTGCAGCTGGGAAGGATTTAGGGGTTTCAGTGAAGAGGGATCTGCAAGCTCGTTCTCATCGTCGTCTGATGTCATCAATCTTATTGTGTCTGTTGAGGACACAGGGGTTGGAATCCCTCTAGAAGCCCAATCTCGTGTTTTCACTCCTTTTATGCAGGTGGGACCATCTATCTCACGGACACATGGTGGCACAGGAATTGGACTAAGCATAAGCAAGTGTTTAGTTGGCCTCATGAGAGGGGAGATTGGTTTTGTGAGCATTCCCAAGGTTGGTTCCACATTTACATTTACCGCTGTTTTCGCCAAAGCCCGCTGTGATTCGAATGAATTTAAGATCCAGCAAATCAACAGCCAAGCAAATGCTGCATCCTCAGACTTTCATGGCATGACAGCATTGGTTGTGGATCACAGACCTGTGAGGGCCAAGATGTCAAGATATCATATCCAGAGGCTTGGAATTCGTGTTGAAGTCGCTTCTGAGTTGCATCAGGCTTTGTCTTGCATAAGCTCTGGGAATACAACTATAAATATGGTCCTTGTTGAACAGGAGGTTTGGGATAATGATTCATGCAGTTCAGCTCTCTTTATTGATAACTTAAAGAAACTTAAATGTCCGGTTCCTCCTAAGCTGTTCCTTCTTGCCAATTCTATAAGCAGTTGCAGAACAAGCTTTGTGAATTCAGGTGTCTGTACGCCAAGTATTATCATGAAGCCTCTCAGGGCAAGTATGCTTGCTGCCTCACTACAAAGAGCCATGGGAATTGGTAACAAGGGTAATACACGGAATGGTGAGCTCCCAAGTTTGTCTCTCCGCAATCTTCTACTTGGAAGAAAAATTCTTATTGTGGATGATAATAAAGTGAACCTCATAGTAGCTGCTGGTGCTTTGAAAAAGTATGGGGCTACAGTGAAGAGTGCAGACAGCGGTAAAGAGGCAATCTCACTGCTTACACCACCCCATAGTTTTGATGCCTGCTTCATGGATATCCAGATGCCGGAAATGGATGG TTTTGAAGCTACGAGGAGAATACGCGACATAGAACGCAATGTCAGCAATAGTATTCAACATGGCGAGGTTTCTGCGGAGGACTATGACAATATTTTATCATGGCATGTACCCATTCTGGCCATGACTGCAGATGTTATTCAGGCCACCCATGAGGAATGCACAAGGTGTGGAATGGATGGATATGTTTCTAAACCATTTGAAGCTGAACAGCTTTATCGAGAAGTTTCACGTTTTCTCCAATCTCCTGCAAAAGGTACTTCGTAG